One Peptostreptococcus equinus genomic window carries:
- a CDS encoding ERF family protein: MNIYEKLQKIQNELKVPKERDVKGRYKYRSADDIYKHLKPLADKYNVSVFVSDEIFMANEEIYIKAICTITDGEGTITANAYAREPKISKTGQSEQQITGATSSYARKYAMGGMFLIDNDSIDADEEEYQKEFNSNYKENKNSTNSQPKQDEKMATKENIDKLKKLLDSRGFTEADVQGILKNHYKAKTLEQLTAKECKSFYDRAK, translated from the coding sequence ATGAATATATATGAGAAGTTACAAAAGATACAGAACGAATTGAAAGTACCTAAGGAAAGAGATGTAAAAGGCAGGTATAAGTATAGGTCAGCTGATGACATATATAAGCACTTAAAACCACTTGCTGATAAGTATAATGTATCAGTTTTTGTAAGTGACGAAATCTTTATGGCAAATGAAGAAATATATATAAAAGCCATTTGTACTATAACAGATGGAGAAGGAACTATTACAGCTAATGCTTATGCTAGAGAACCTAAAATTAGTAAAACAGGGCAATCTGAACAACAGATAACAGGAGCTACATCATCATATGCAAGAAAATATGCAATGGGAGGAATGTTTTTAATAGATAATGATTCAATTGACGCAGACGAAGAAGAGTATCAAAAAGAATTTAATTCTAATTATAAAGAAAATAAAAATTCAACAAATAGTCAACCTAAACAAGATGAAAAAATGGCAACTAAAGAGAATATAGATAAATTAAAAAAATTGTTAGATTCACGAGGATTTACAGAGGCAGATGTTCAAGGAATATTGAAAAATCATTACAAAGCAAAAACCCTTGAACAACTTACAGCTAAAGAGTGTAAGTCATTCTATGATAGAGCTAAATAG
- a CDS encoding DUF739 family protein: MAWDYSKLLGKIKEKYGTQDKFAKELGMSATTLNLKLNNKLEFTQKQMFLACDLLNIDRSKTNDYFFEQLVKQV; this comes from the coding sequence ATGGCTTGGGATTATTCAAAACTATTAGGTAAGATAAAAGAAAAATATGGAACGCAAGATAAGTTTGCTAAAGAGTTAGGCATGAGTGCCACTACATTAAATTTAAAGCTAAATAATAAATTAGAGTTTACTCAAAAACAAATGTTTTTAGCCTGTGATTTGCTAAACATTGATAGAAGTAAAACTAACGATTATTTTTTTGAACAATTAGTTAAACAAGTTTAA
- a CDS encoding ORF6C domain-containing protein, with amino-acid sequence MANEIQAIEKMIRQQTEQQQLFINSVSQMMTNNNSKFQIVENNLSEVQKDIKDIKENEELENDKYNRLNKLKASKVEETVANTNEVIKQELYRQITRAIKEKFNLSSLPKIKKKDEQECESFIENFKFNINNASISACRKFIKEFDKIIGTDSVQRAKYIIYDYEKCLNMMDKSYKEEFENHYKYTELKAFLNN; translated from the coding sequence ATGGCAAATGAAATACAAGCAATAGAAAAAATGATTAGGCAACAAACAGAACAACAACAATTATTCATTAATTCAGTAAGTCAAATGATGACAAATAATAACAGTAAATTTCAAATTGTAGAAAATAACTTGTCAGAAGTGCAAAAAGACATCAAAGATATAAAAGAAAACGAAGAATTAGAAAATGATAAGTATAACAGATTAAATAAATTAAAAGCTTCAAAAGTTGAGGAAACTGTAGCTAATACTAACGAAGTGATTAAACAAGAGTTATACAGACAGATAACTAGAGCTATAAAAGAAAAATTCAATTTATCAAGCTTACCAAAAATAAAGAAAAAAGATGAACAAGAGTGCGAATCATTCATAGAAAATTTCAAGTTCAACATTAATAACGCTTCTATATCAGCTTGTAGAAAATTTATAAAAGAGTTTGACAAGATAATAGGAACTGATAGCGTTCAACGTGCTAAATATATTATTTACGACTATGAAAAGTGTCTTAATATGATGGATAAGTCTTACAAAGAAGAATTTGAAAATCATTATAAATACACAGAATTAAAAGCTTTTTTAAATAATTAA
- a CDS encoding siphovirus Gp157 family protein yields MSLYNLEKEYALLESELDELMQSDDEETQKLANAKLQEVINKSLEIENKNVNIFKYRFYLLGKEEQIRALSEMHKKEAKRLDDYADTFANKIKQLDRSTINALEINGKKSIETELGKMTIRKSKGRIDILDKKLIPDSYKKERVSTTLVENKTAIREAIESGKNVPGAKLVFEDTLIVK; encoded by the coding sequence ATGAGTTTATACAATTTAGAAAAAGAATATGCATTATTAGAATCTGAATTAGACGAATTAATGCAATCAGATGATGAAGAGACACAAAAATTAGCAAATGCAAAACTTCAAGAGGTAATAAATAAATCTCTTGAAATAGAAAATAAAAATGTAAACATATTTAAATATAGATTTTATTTATTAGGCAAAGAAGAGCAAATAAGAGCATTGTCAGAAATGCATAAAAAAGAGGCAAAAAGATTAGATGACTATGCAGACACATTCGCGAATAAGATAAAGCAATTAGATAGAAGCACTATCAATGCTTTAGAAATAAATGGTAAAAAGTCAATTGAGACTGAATTAGGTAAAATGACTATACGTAAATCAAAAGGAAGAATAGATATTTTAGATAAAAAACTTATCCCAGATTCATATAAAAAAGAGCGTGTATCTACTACACTTGTTGAAAATAAAACAGCTATAAGAGAAGCTATTGAAAGTGGCAAAAATGTGCCAGGAGCTAAGTTGGTATTTGAAGATACATTGATAGTTAAGTAG
- a CDS encoding DUF3102 domain-containing protein translates to MNDLQQVTQLEVEINYYKNQTVQNFLEIGKRLVKSKEVIPNGEWKYWLKEKVDFTERTAYRLIDCYNRFGELSTSTVISSSKMIELLSLPEEKTQDFIENNDVQDMTVKQLREAVKREKEAIKREEQAKNEIAKLKSELEKQPREVIKEIVRTEKVEVTPIDYEPIKRDLASKDEALKKASYRQEQEVKARKQIEAELKATKEEMQKLKNEYTSEEAKNRFSKNLSENTIVFLSEMNNFLSRIGGLAWVTDYIEDLEDVEVRNIHKGLDSIEAWTVAVRNNLIEKGK, encoded by the coding sequence TTGAATGATTTGCAACAAGTAACGCAATTAGAAGTAGAGATTAACTACTATAAAAATCAAACAGTACAAAACTTCTTAGAAATAGGTAAAAGGTTGGTTAAGTCTAAAGAAGTTATTCCTAATGGAGAATGGAAATATTGGCTTAAAGAAAAGGTAGACTTCACAGAAAGAACAGCTTATAGGCTTATAGATTGTTACAACAGATTTGGAGAACTGTCGACGTCGACAGTCATAAGTTCATCAAAAATGATTGAATTGCTATCATTACCCGAAGAAAAAACGCAAGATTTCATTGAAAATAATGATGTTCAGGATATGACAGTAAAACAACTAAGAGAAGCTGTTAAGAGAGAAAAAGAAGCAATCAAACGTGAAGAACAAGCGAAAAATGAAATAGCTAAGCTTAAATCCGAGTTAGAAAAACAACCTAGAGAAGTTATAAAAGAGATTGTAAGAACTGAAAAGGTCGAAGTAACACCTATTGACTATGAGCCAATTAAAAGGGACTTAGCCAGCAAAGACGAAGCTTTAAAAAAAGCAAGTTACAGACAAGAACAAGAAGTAAAAGCAAGAAAGCAAATTGAAGCAGAATTAAAAGCTACTAAAGAAGAAATGCAAAAACTTAAAAATGAGTACACATCAGAAGAAGCAAAGAATAGATTTTCTAAGAATTTATCTGAAAATACAATAGTATTTTTATCAGAAATGAATAACTTTTTAAGTCGTATAGGTGGCTTAGCTTGGGTTACAGATTATATAGAAGATTTAGAAGATGTAGAAGTTAGAAATATTCACAAAGGATTAGATAGCATTGAAGCTTGGACAGTAGCAGTAAGAAATAATTTAATTGAGAAAGGAAAATAA